Proteins from one Syntrophaceae bacterium genomic window:
- a CDS encoding GNAT family N-acetyltransferase produces the protein MEAHMLVWKRFVEPSDRVRIREIVQAAGAFSDEEADIAVELVDERLARGGDSGYEFLLAEVEGCLAGYTCFGRIPGTVFSFDLYWIVVAPERQREGIGGLLLAGTERAAREKGATRIYADTSSSPRYEAARRFYEGCGYRREACLPDFYRPGDGKVIYAKVLPKEDAGGGTS, from the coding sequence ATGGAGGCGCATATGCTGGTATGGAAGCGATTTGTGGAGCCGTCCGACCGGGTCCGGATCCGGGAGATCGTTCAGGCCGCCGGGGCCTTCTCCGACGAGGAGGCGGACATTGCCGTGGAGCTGGTAGACGAGCGCCTGGCCCGAGGTGGGGACAGCGGCTATGAGTTTCTGCTGGCCGAAGTGGAGGGGTGTCTGGCCGGATATACCTGCTTCGGCCGGATTCCCGGGACCGTCTTCAGCTTCGACCTCTACTGGATCGTCGTGGCCCCGGAACGGCAGCGGGAGGGGATCGGCGGCCTGCTGCTGGCCGGGACGGAACGGGCCGCCCGGGAGAAGGGGGCGACGCGGATCTACGCGGACACGTCGTCCAGCCCCCGCTACGAAGCGGCCCGTCGCTTCTATGAGGGATGCGGTTATCGCCGCGAAGCATGTCTCCCGGATTTTTATCGGCCCGGCGACGGGAAGGTGATCTATGCCAAGGTCCTGCCGAAGGAAGATGCGGGCGGAGGGACTTCCTGA
- a CDS encoding inositol monophosphatase, with product MDSFGTFMTDIARQAGTWLKRRLDEEHTIDYKGVINIVTEADRQSEEMIVSAILDRYPDHDILAEERDRASKGSPCRWIIDPLDGTTNYAHGYPVFCVSIAFEENGIVQYGAVYNPMLEEMFYARRGEGAFLNGRPIRVSGVRDLSRSLLATGFPYDIRENADNNMDYFNIMARRAQAIRRAGSAALDMAYVAAGRFDGFWELRLMPWDTAAGWLLIIEAGGMVTSLSGGPFTFNAPHILASNGQIHESMIAALRLAAPPA from the coding sequence ATGGATTCCTTCGGCACATTCATGACGGATATCGCCCGGCAGGCCGGGACCTGGCTGAAACGGAGACTCGATGAAGAGCACACCATCGATTACAAGGGAGTGATCAATATTGTCACGGAAGCGGATCGCCAATCGGAAGAGATGATCGTCTCGGCGATTCTCGACCGGTATCCCGATCATGACATCCTGGCGGAAGAGCGGGACCGGGCTTCCAAGGGATCGCCTTGCCGATGGATTATCGACCCTCTCGACGGGACGACGAACTATGCCCACGGCTATCCTGTGTTCTGTGTGTCCATCGCCTTCGAAGAGAACGGAATCGTCCAGTATGGAGCTGTTTACAACCCGATGTTGGAGGAAATGTTCTATGCCCGCCGCGGTGAAGGCGCTTTTCTGAACGGCCGTCCCATTCGCGTTTCCGGAGTCCGGGACCTCTCCCGCAGCCTCCTGGCCACGGGGTTTCCCTACGACATCCGGGAAAACGCCGACAACAACATGGATTATTTCAACATCATGGCCAGAAGGGCCCAGGCGATCCGGCGGGCCGGATCGGCCGCACTGGACATGGCATATGTGGCGGCCGGCCGTTTTGACGGTTTCTGGGAACTCCGCCTGATGCCCTGGGATACGGCGGCCGGGTGGCTCCTGATCATCGAGGCCGGCGGCATGGTTACGAGCCTGTCGGGTGGTCCTTTTACTTTCAACGCACCTCACATCCTGGCCTCGAATGGACAGATTCACGAATCCATGATCGCCGCCCTTCGTCTTGCCGCCCCTCCGGCCTGA
- a CDS encoding AI-2E family transporter, producing MLDSVKMRRILFAALAGVVVVLSLYLLKPFFFPLFWAVVIAGLFQPLYRKLQGKRNLPSLNAAVTLILIIFILILPAGILATLLVNESIEIYNSIDKDITNLENTVRDWADRLAAHPTTARLHLNSDTLIERFTEVIKNLANAIFKSLTGFTQNTLMFLVKFAVMLYALFFFIRDGDRILQRGKTLFALGKDRESVLYGRFVTTARATLKVTFIIGGLQGFLGGILLYLVGIKGALTWGVVMVLTSIIPGVGCSIVWAPAGLLLLVTGHMWEGIIVILAGVLVISMVDNLFRPVLLGRDVQMHPLLIFLSTLGGIALFGISGFVIGPIVASLLLSILDMYEVSLRPPENP from the coding sequence ATGTTGGATTCAGTAAAAATGCGCAGGATTCTATTCGCCGCCCTGGCCGGCGTGGTCGTCGTGCTGTCTCTTTATCTCCTGAAACCTTTTTTCTTCCCTCTCTTCTGGGCCGTGGTCATCGCCGGCCTGTTTCAGCCCCTCTACCGCAAACTCCAGGGAAAACGAAACCTTCCTTCCCTGAACGCCGCCGTCACGCTGATTCTGATCATCTTTATCCTCATTCTCCCGGCGGGGATCCTTGCGACCCTTCTGGTGAACGAATCCATCGAAATCTACAACTCCATCGATAAGGACATCACGAACCTGGAAAACACGGTCCGCGACTGGGCGGACCGTCTGGCCGCCCATCCGACGACCGCCCGGCTCCACCTGAACAGCGACACCCTGATCGAACGCTTCACCGAGGTGATCAAGAACCTGGCGAATGCCATCTTCAAGAGCCTGACGGGCTTCACGCAAAACACCCTGATGTTCCTGGTCAAATTTGCCGTGATGCTCTACGCCCTGTTCTTCTTCATCCGCGACGGGGATCGGATACTCCAGAGGGGCAAGACCCTCTTCGCCCTCGGAAAAGACCGGGAGTCCGTGCTGTACGGCCGGTTCGTCACCACCGCCCGGGCGACACTGAAGGTCACCTTTATCATCGGCGGCCTGCAGGGATTCCTTGGAGGGATCCTGCTTTACCTGGTAGGAATCAAGGGCGCCCTCACCTGGGGAGTCGTCATGGTGCTGACCTCCATCATCCCGGGAGTCGGGTGCTCCATCGTCTGGGCGCCCGCCGGTCTGCTCCTCCTGGTTACCGGACATATGTGGGAGGGAATCATTGTAATTCTGGCAGGCGTGCTGGTCATCAGCATGGTGGACAATCTCTTCCGGCCCGTTCTCCTGGGGCGGGACGTGCAGATGCACCCGCTCCTCATTTTCCTATCCACCCTGGGCGGGATCGCCCTGTTCGGCATTTCGGGCTTTGTCATCGGGCCGATCGTGGCCTCGCTCCTCCTCTCCATTCTGGACATGTACGAGGTCTCCCTCCGTCCGCCGGAAAATCCCTAA
- a CDS encoding twin-arginine translocase TatA/TatE family subunit — translation MFGIGIPELLIILVIILIIFGAGKLPEIGNALGKGIRNFKKATREPDEIDVTPQNKKVEPK, via the coding sequence ATGTTTGGTATCGGTATTCCAGAGTTGCTGATCATCCTGGTGATCATTCTGATCATTTTCGGTGCCGGCAAGCTACCGGAGATCGGCAATGCCCTGGGAAAGGGAATCCGGAACTTCAAGAAAGCCACCCGGGAACCCGATGAAATCGACGTGACCCCCCAGAACAAAAAGGTCGAACCGAAATAA
- a CDS encoding Hsp20/alpha crystallin family protein, translated as MKEQDLQKQTASNPVEMERTRNRKVYVPRVDIYETKESIVLLADMPGVDEGSVDIVLEKNVLAINGTVEPVSFPGHNLVYAEYDTGDYQRAFTLPEEIDQNRIEATVKNGVLRVVLQKAEKSKARKIAIKAA; from the coding sequence ATGAAGGAACAGGATCTGCAGAAACAGACGGCTTCGAACCCGGTGGAAATGGAACGGACAAGAAACCGCAAGGTGTATGTTCCCCGGGTCGATATCTATGAGACGAAGGAGTCCATCGTACTGCTGGCCGATATGCCGGGCGTGGACGAGGGTTCAGTGGACATCGTGCTGGAAAAGAACGTGCTGGCCATCAACGGAACGGTGGAACCCGTCAGTTTCCCGGGTCACAATCTTGTGTATGCCGAGTATGACACGGGGGATTATCAGCGGGCCTTCACCCTTCCCGAGGAAATCGACCAGAACAGGATTGAGGCTACAGTGAAAAACGGGGTTCTTCGCGTCGTTCTTCAGAAAGCGGAGAAATCCAAGGCCAGAAAGATCGCCATCAAGGCTGCATGA
- the ilvD gene encoding dihydroxy-acid dehydratase, translated as MRSDLMKKGLERAPHRSLFKAMGYTDEEISRPLIGVVNSFNEIIPGHVHLRTITEDVKAGVRLAGGTPVEFPAIGVCDGIAMGHTGMKYSLASRELIADSVEVMAMAHPFDGLVLVPNCDKIIPGMLMAALRLNIPAIVVSGGPMLAGRLGDKAADLITVFEGVGAVKAGRMTKKTLKALEDCACPGCGSCSGMYTANSMNCVTEALGLGLPGNGTIPAVEAARRRLAKEAGMKIMELVRKEIRPRDVATLQAFRNAIAVDMALGCSTNTVLHIPAVAHEAGIRLDLDLFNEISARTPNLCKLSPAGAHHIEDLHKAGGIQAVLLAVSELGVVDPDALTVTGKKVGDNLKSARILDRDVIRPLENPYYPEGGLAILRGNLAPDGAVVKQSAVAEDMLVNEGTARVFDSEDEAIKAILGGKIKAGDIVVIRYEGPRGGPGMREMLGPTSAIAGMGLDKTVALLTDGRFSGGTRGAAIGHISPEAAEGGPIALVREGDRIDIDIPKKTITLKVGRQELEKRRKALKPFRPRVTGGYLARYARLVTSASTGAVFED; from the coding sequence ATGCGGAGCGATCTGATGAAAAAGGGCCTGGAGCGGGCCCCCCACCGGTCCCTGTTCAAGGCCATGGGCTACACCGACGAGGAGATCTCCCGTCCGCTCATCGGCGTGGTGAATTCCTTCAACGAAATCATCCCGGGCCATGTACACCTCCGGACGATCACCGAGGATGTCAAGGCGGGCGTACGCCTGGCCGGAGGGACTCCCGTCGAGTTCCCCGCCATCGGCGTCTGCGACGGCATCGCCATGGGCCACACGGGCATGAAATACTCCCTGGCCAGCAGGGAGCTGATCGCCGACTCCGTCGAGGTCATGGCCATGGCCCACCCCTTCGACGGCCTGGTCCTCGTCCCCAACTGCGACAAGATCATTCCGGGCATGCTCATGGCAGCCCTGCGGCTGAACATTCCCGCAATCGTCGTCAGTGGCGGACCCATGCTGGCGGGTCGTCTGGGAGACAAGGCGGCGGACCTGATCACCGTCTTCGAGGGCGTCGGGGCCGTCAAGGCCGGCCGGATGACCAAAAAGACGCTCAAGGCCCTGGAGGACTGTGCCTGCCCCGGCTGCGGTTCCTGTTCGGGGATGTACACGGCCAACTCGATGAACTGCGTGACCGAGGCCCTGGGCCTGGGTCTCCCGGGAAACGGAACCATCCCCGCCGTGGAGGCGGCCCGGCGGCGCCTGGCCAAGGAGGCCGGAATGAAGATCATGGAACTGGTCCGGAAGGAGATCCGGCCCCGCGACGTGGCCACCCTGCAGGCCTTCCGTAATGCCATCGCCGTGGACATGGCCCTGGGCTGCTCGACCAACACGGTCCTGCACATCCCCGCCGTCGCCCATGAGGCGGGAATCCGGCTCGACCTGGACCTGTTCAACGAGATCAGCGCCCGGACCCCGAATCTCTGCAAGCTCAGTCCCGCCGGCGCCCACCACATCGAGGACCTTCATAAGGCCGGCGGAATCCAGGCGGTCCTCCTGGCCGTCAGCGAACTGGGCGTTGTTGATCCGGATGCGTTGACGGTGACGGGGAAAAAGGTGGGCGACAACCTGAAATCGGCGCGGATTCTCGACCGCGACGTGATCCGCCCCTTGGAGAATCCCTACTACCCGGAAGGCGGCCTGGCCATCCTGAGAGGCAACCTGGCCCCCGACGGGGCGGTGGTGAAACAGTCCGCCGTAGCGGAGGACATGCTGGTCAACGAGGGAACAGCGCGGGTCTTCGACAGCGAGGACGAGGCCATCAAGGCCATCCTGGGGGGGAAGATCAAGGCGGGGGATATCGTCGTGATCCGTTACGAGGGTCCCCGGGGCGGCCCGGGGATGAGGGAGATGCTGGGTCCCACCTCAGCCATCGCCGGGATGGGCCTGGACAAGACCGTGGCCCTTCTCACGGACGGCCGTTTCAGCGGCGGGACCCGGGGCGCCGCCATCGGCCACATCTCGCCGGAAGCGGCCGAGGGAGGCCCCATCGCCCTCGTTCGGGAAGGCGACCGGATCGACATCGACATCCCGAAGAAAACGATCACCCTGAAGGTCGGCAGGCAGGAGCTGGAAAAACGCCGCAAGGCCCTGAAGCCCTTCCGGCCCCGTGTGACCGGGGGATACCTGGCGCGGTACGCCCGCCTGGTCACCTCCGCCAGCACAGGCGCCGTCTTCGAGGATTGA
- a CDS encoding Hsp20/alpha crystallin family protein: protein MPEVQRLQREMNRLFSGVSQPFSQDFPAINVWSGESEIVVSAELPGADPDGMEISVVGESLTLSGVRNPEALKEGENYHRQERSSGRFSRTLQLPFRVDAANVAARFEKGILHITLPRAEADKPRKISIKAE from the coding sequence ATGCCGGAGGTACAGCGCCTCCAGCGGGAAATGAACCGGCTGTTCTCGGGTGTCAGCCAGCCTTTCAGCCAGGATTTTCCGGCCATCAACGTTTGGAGCGGTGAAAGCGAGATCGTTGTCTCCGCGGAGTTGCCGGGGGCGGATCCCGACGGCATGGAAATCTCCGTCGTGGGTGAAAGCCTGACTCTCAGCGGTGTCCGGAATCCGGAAGCCTTGAAGGAAGGCGAGAATTATCATCGCCAGGAAAGAAGCAGCGGGCGCTTCAGTCGAACCCTGCAGCTGCCGTTTCGCGTGGATGCGGCAAACGTGGCGGCCCGTTTTGAAAAGGGCATCCTTCACATCACGCTGCCGCGGGCGGAAGCGGACAAGCCCAGGAAGATCAGCATCAAGGCAGAGTAG
- a CDS encoding single-stranded DNA-binding protein, with the protein MLNKAMLIGRLGADPEVRYTPDGAMITTFRLATDEQWKDKSGERVQRTEWHRVVTFGRLAEICGNYLNKGKLVYVEGRIQTRSWEDKEGQKRYMTEIVAANMQMLDGRGQAKPTSGDEPSPGVPDGGYPEDDVPF; encoded by the coding sequence ATGCTCAACAAAGCGATGCTCATCGGACGGCTGGGGGCGGACCCCGAGGTTCGCTATACTCCGGATGGAGCCATGATCACGACATTCCGGCTGGCGACGGACGAGCAATGGAAAGACAAGAGCGGCGAGCGGGTCCAGCGGACCGAATGGCATCGTGTCGTCACGTTCGGCCGTCTGGCGGAAATCTGCGGAAACTACCTGAACAAGGGAAAGCTGGTTTACGTGGAAGGACGGATCCAGACGCGCTCTTGGGAAGACAAGGAAGGTCAGAAGCGGTACATGACGGAAATCGTTGCCGCGAACATGCAGATGCTGGACGGGAGGGGCCAGGCGAAACCCACGTCGGGAGATGAGCCGTCACCCGGCGTGCCGGACGGCGGGTACCCGGAAGACGACGTGCCGTTCTAG
- a CDS encoding YggS family pyridoxal phosphate-dependent enzyme, which yields METIRSVSENIALVREEIARAARKAGRSPEDIRLLAVTKTVDDNRIREAIAAGVDLIGENYVQEARRKIDLLGRPLPWHFIGHLQTNKAKYAVRLFDLIHSLDRMELGRELDRRAAAAGVILKILVEVNVSGEASKSGVPAVQALGLVRALAVLPGLSIRGLMTMPPWFDDPEEARPHFSTLRQLAETIRRERIENVHMEELSMGMTNDYRIAVEEGATIVRVGRAIFGERPV from the coding sequence ATGGAAACAATCCGATCGGTTAGCGAAAACATCGCCCTCGTCCGGGAGGAAATCGCCCGGGCAGCCCGAAAAGCCGGACGTTCCCCGGAGGACATTCGCCTCCTGGCGGTTACCAAAACCGTCGACGACAACCGGATCCGGGAGGCCATTGCCGCGGGCGTGGACCTCATCGGCGAGAATTACGTCCAGGAGGCCCGGCGCAAGATCGATCTCCTTGGCCGGCCGCTCCCGTGGCACTTTATCGGCCACCTGCAGACGAACAAGGCAAAGTACGCCGTGCGGCTCTTCGACCTGATCCACTCGCTGGACCGGATGGAGCTGGGCCGGGAGCTGGACCGCCGGGCCGCCGCAGCGGGAGTGATCCTCAAGATTCTCGTGGAGGTCAACGTGAGCGGCGAGGCCAGCAAGAGCGGCGTTCCTGCCGTCCAGGCCCTTGGACTCGTCCGCGCCCTGGCGGTATTGCCAGGCCTCTCGATCCGGGGGCTGATGACGATGCCCCCCTGGTTCGACGATCCCGAAGAGGCCCGGCCTCATTTCTCAACTCTCCGGCAGCTCGCGGAGACAATCCGCCGGGAACGGATCGAGAACGTTCACATGGAGGAGCTCTCCATGGGCATGACCAACGATTACCGGATTGCCGTGGAGGAAGGGGCAACCATCGTACGGGTCGGCCGCGCGATTTTCGGCGAGCGGCCGGTATAA
- a CDS encoding rod shape-determining protein: MLFDFILGKFSNDLAIDLGTANTLVYVKGEGIVLSEPSVVAVHRDARGTKKVLAVGTDAKKMLGRTPGNIEAVRPLRDGVIADFDITEVMLRHFIQRVHNRRTLIRPRIIVSIPSGITQVERRAVRETVESAGAREVYLIEEPMAAAIGAGLPIMDPISSMVVDIGGGTTEVAVISLAGIVYAKSVRCAGDRIDEEIVQYLKRKYSLLIGERSGEIIKTTIGSAFPDNEIRKVDVKGRDLISGIPKIIEVNSEEIREAIMEPISLIVDAVKDALENAPPELAGDIVDRGITLTGGGALLRNLDLLLKEETGLPVTVAEDPLSTVVRGAGMALDHMNLLKEVAVQP, from the coding sequence TTGCTGTTTGATTTTATTCTGGGGAAGTTTTCCAATGATCTGGCGATCGATCTGGGCACGGCCAATACGCTTGTCTACGTCAAGGGAGAAGGCATCGTCCTGAGCGAACCGTCCGTGGTGGCCGTTCATCGAGACGCAAGGGGAACAAAAAAGGTTCTTGCCGTGGGCACGGATGCGAAAAAAATGCTCGGCAGAACACCCGGGAACATCGAGGCCGTCCGCCCCCTCCGGGACGGGGTGATTGCCGATTTCGACATCACCGAGGTGATGCTGCGGCATTTCATCCAGCGGGTTCATAACCGCCGGACCCTGATCCGTCCCCGCATCATCGTCTCCATCCCGTCCGGCATCACCCAGGTGGAACGTCGGGCCGTACGGGAGACCGTCGAATCGGCGGGAGCCCGTGAGGTCTACCTGATCGAGGAACCCATGGCTGCCGCCATCGGCGCCGGGCTTCCCATCATGGATCCCATCAGTTCCATGGTCGTAGACATCGGCGGCGGGACTACCGAAGTAGCCGTTATCTCTCTGGCCGGCATCGTTTATGCTAAATCCGTGCGCTGCGCCGGCGACCGGATCGATGAGGAAATCGTCCAGTATCTGAAGCGAAAATACAGTCTTCTCATCGGCGAGCGGTCCGGCGAAATCATCAAGACGACCATCGGCTCCGCGTTTCCGGACAACGAGATCCGTAAAGTGGATGTGAAGGGCCGGGATCTGATCTCCGGAATTCCCAAAATCATCGAGGTCAACTCGGAGGAAATCCGGGAGGCCATTATGGAACCCATCAGCCTCATTGTGGACGCCGTCAAGGACGCCCTCGAAAATGCACCGCCCGAACTCGCAGGGGATATTGTGGACCGCGGCATCACTCTGACCGGCGGCGGCGCCCTGCTGAGAAATCTCGATCTCCTTCTGAAGGAGGAAACGGGGCTGCCCGTGACGGTTGCGGAGGACCCCCTGTCTACCGTTGTTCGCGGCGCGGGCATGGCCCTGGACCACATGAATCTGCTGAAAGAGGTGGCCGTCCAGCCGTAG
- the maf gene encoding septum formation inhibitor Maf yields the protein MGIIQENKLILASASPRRIELLERVGLTFQVVPSGVEEAAHPEESPEEHVLRLSAAKAEALARKNPDAWVLGADTIVVIDGRVLGKPADREGAKAMLQTLSGRVHTVFTGFSVLSGGGSRAVSRAISSAVLFKNLSDEEMNWYVRTDEPYDKAGGYAVQGMGAFFIQEIRGSYTNVMGLPLCEVMEVLCEAGAIRFSTNGNNPIG from the coding sequence ATGGGAATCATTCAAGAAAACAAACTGATCCTGGCCTCCGCTTCACCGCGGCGGATCGAGCTCCTGGAGAGGGTCGGCCTGACATTCCAGGTGGTCCCCAGCGGCGTGGAGGAAGCGGCACACCCTGAGGAATCCCCGGAGGAGCATGTGCTCAGGCTCTCGGCGGCCAAGGCGGAAGCCCTTGCCCGGAAGAATCCGGACGCCTGGGTGCTGGGTGCCGATACGATCGTCGTCATCGACGGTCGGGTCCTGGGAAAACCGGCCGACCGGGAGGGGGCAAAGGCCATGCTCCAGACGCTCAGCGGCCGGGTGCACACGGTTTTCACGGGTTTTTCCGTTCTGTCCGGGGGCGGAAGCCGCGCGGTCTCCCGGGCGATCTCCTCAGCCGTTCTGTTCAAGAACCTGTCAGACGAGGAAATGAACTGGTACGTCCGCACGGACGAGCCGTACGACAAGGCGGGCGGGTACGCCGTCCAGGGAATGGGAGCCTTTTTCATCCAGGAAATCAGGGGCTCCTATACGAACGTGATGGGCCTGCCCCTCTGCGAAGTCATGGAGGTCCTCTGCGAGGCGGGGGCCATCCGGTTTTCGACCAATGGAAACAATCCGATCGGTTAG
- the mreC gene encoding rod shape-determining protein MreC, protein MSAPKRKKNLIILALFLLLTLAMISYHLRFPDRPGPVRIAVFEITGPVQSALTTSFHALQNAWTDYLHLIGLRQKNRELEKKNDELTNELTRYREGYLEAHRLQALFNMQQELKIPSVAARIIDKSQATLFKTVLLDKGTAAGVRTGQPVVSSKGVAGFVIEASPNVSKVLLITDEKSNIDALIQRTRAEGILQGDGSGGGRLKYLSNLEEVQAGDIVLTSGLSGRYPKGLVLGSVTAFDKKADSLFQKIEVIPATDFSRLEEVLVLVYKQKK, encoded by the coding sequence ATGAGCGCACCGAAACGAAAAAAAAACCTGATCATCCTGGCTCTGTTTCTTCTGTTGACGCTGGCCATGATCTCTTACCACCTCCGGTTCCCCGACAGGCCGGGACCGGTCCGCATCGCCGTCTTCGAAATCACCGGCCCTGTGCAGTCCGCCCTGACTACGTCCTTCCACGCCCTGCAGAACGCCTGGACGGATTATCTGCACCTGATCGGACTCCGTCAGAAAAACCGGGAACTGGAAAAGAAAAACGACGAGCTGACAAACGAACTGACCCGGTATCGGGAGGGATACCTGGAAGCCCATCGACTCCAGGCCCTTTTTAACATGCAGCAGGAACTGAAAATCCCTTCCGTGGCTGCGAGAATCATCGACAAGAGCCAGGCCACTCTTTTCAAGACGGTGCTGCTTGACAAGGGGACTGCCGCCGGCGTCCGGACAGGGCAGCCCGTTGTTTCGAGCAAGGGGGTGGCGGGCTTCGTCATCGAGGCTTCCCCAAATGTCTCGAAGGTTCTGCTGATCACGGATGAAAAGAGCAACATCGATGCCCTGATCCAGAGGACCCGGGCGGAGGGCATTCTACAGGGCGACGGTTCCGGCGGCGGACGCCTGAAATACCTGTCCAACCTGGAAGAGGTTCAGGCGGGGGACATTGTCCTGACTTCCGGTCTCTCCGGACGCTATCCCAAGGGACTCGTCCTGGGTTCGGTCACCGCCTTCGACAAGAAGGCGGATAGTCTTTTCCAGAAGATCGAGGTTATTCCGGCAACGGACTTCAGCCGGTTGGAAGAAGTCCTGGTCCTGGTATACAAACAGAAAAAATGA
- a CDS encoding Hsp20/alpha crystallin family protein, producing MPIRRLLPSLRGEPAVPAGKENVHPFSVLQQEMNRIFEDFFQGTALSTFPASGEHVGSFYPSVDVKEGEKEIVVHAELPGMEEKDVDLLLEESSLVLKGEKKFEKEDKGEGYHTIERSYGSFRRVIPLPREIDLNKTQARFKNGVLTVTLPKKEQAKAKGKKIPIQSA from the coding sequence ATGCCAATCCGCAGGCTGTTGCCATCGCTCCGGGGAGAACCCGCGGTTCCGGCGGGAAAGGAAAACGTTCATCCTTTCTCAGTCCTCCAGCAGGAAATGAACCGGATCTTCGAAGATTTTTTCCAAGGCACGGCCCTCTCGACGTTTCCCGCCTCCGGCGAGCATGTCGGGTCGTTCTATCCATCCGTGGACGTGAAGGAAGGGGAGAAGGAGATCGTCGTCCATGCGGAACTTCCCGGAATGGAGGAGAAGGACGTGGATCTCCTTCTGGAGGAGTCTTCGCTGGTTCTCAAGGGGGAGAAGAAATTCGAGAAGGAAGACAAGGGTGAGGGCTACCATACCATTGAACGAAGCTACGGGTCGTTTCGCCGGGTCATTCCCCTGCCCCGGGAGATCGATTTGAACAAGACGCAGGCTCGTTTCAAGAACGGCGTCCTGACGGTCACCTTGCCCAAGAAGGAGCAGGCGAAGGCGAAAGGGAAGAAGATACCCATTCAGTCCGCCTGA
- a CDS encoding YjbQ family protein — MKTITVRTGARIQMIDITDALQSAVREQGLENGICIVFVPHTTAAVTINENADPDVVRDILATTGKLVPADGPYRHREGNSDAHVKASLFGASETLIIEGGRLVLGTWQSVFFCEFDGPRTRNVMVKLVSDP, encoded by the coding sequence ATGAAAACGATCACCGTCCGGACCGGCGCCCGCATCCAGATGATCGACATCACCGACGCCCTGCAGTCCGCCGTTCGCGAGCAAGGTCTAGAGAACGGCATCTGCATCGTCTTCGTGCCCCACACCACCGCCGCGGTGACCATCAATGAAAACGCGGATCCGGACGTCGTCCGGGACATCCTCGCGACCACAGGAAAGCTGGTCCCGGCCGACGGCCCCTACCGCCACCGGGAGGGCAACTCCGACGCCCACGTGAAAGCTTCTCTCTTCGGAGCCTCGGAGACGCTCATCATCGAAGGGGGCCGCCTTGTGCTCGGCACATGGCAGTCCGTCTTCTTCTGCGAGTTCGACGGTCCGAGGACGCGAAACGTTATGGTGAAGCTGGTGTCGGATCCCTGA
- a CDS encoding helix-turn-helix domain-containing protein: MEKDETTQRAAQEETSPVQDLKSLRESRGIQLKDIFEATRITVVNLEAIESGRFGKLPAPVIARSFIRNYAQAIGADEGKLLERYNRFLAESQSPPPDEAPIPPKRKSFKKWIVTACCLTLALLIAAAVLMLREPVKAPSPSSFPTAKPAETAAPTAPEPASSPVQTGTTTPPATPPAPSAPVPAPAPTEPAQQPQQPSPPAAVAATDGYSLVIEARDYTWIRLSEDQSQPYQVLLKPGERLERRASRSFDIDVGNAGGTLLIFQGKPLGPLGSPGQVVHLRLP, from the coding sequence ATGGAAAAGGACGAAACCACTCAGAGAGCCGCACAGGAAGAGACATCTCCTGTCCAGGATCTGAAATCCCTCCGGGAATCGAGAGGGATTCAACTGAAGGACATTTTCGAGGCCACGAGGATTACCGTGGTCAACCTGGAGGCAATCGAAAGCGGCCGTTTCGGAAAACTGCCTGCCCCGGTCATCGCCCGTTCCTTCATCCGGAATTACGCCCAGGCGATCGGCGCCGACGAAGGAAAACTGCTGGAACGGTACAATCGATTCCTGGCGGAATCCCAGAGCCCCCCTCCGGACGAAGCGCCCATACCACCGAAGAGAAAGTCCTTCAAGAAATGGATCGTCACAGCCTGCTGCCTGACGCTGGCCCTGCTCATCGCGGCCGCCGTCCTGATGCTCCGGGAGCCGGTCAAGGCACCGTCGCCATCATCCTTCCCTACTGCCAAGCCGGCAGAAACCGCCGCTCCCACAGCCCCTGAACCGGCCTCGTCGCCGGTCCAGACCGGCACAACCACTCCCCCGGCGACGCCCCCCGCACCTTCCGCGCCCGTCCCTGCACCGGCGCCGACAGAGCCGGCTCAACAACCCCAGCAGCCGTCGCCGCCGGCGGCAGTAGCAGCAACGGATGGATACTCCCTCGTCATCGAGGCCCGGGATTATACCTGGATCCGCCTCAGCGAAGACCAGAGCCAGCCGTACCAGGTCCTGCTGAAACCGGGGGAAAGGCTGGAGCGACGGGCATCGCGCTCTTTCGATATCGATGTGGGAAACGCCGGAGGAACCCTGTTGATCTTCCAGGGAAAACCGCTGGGGCCCCTGGGAAGCCCCGGACAGGTCGTTCACCTTCGGCTTCCCTGA